The Deltaproteobacteria bacterium nucleotide sequence GCCAAGACCGGCGTCGTGCTGATCGCGACCTTCGGCGCGATGGGCTGGGCCGGGGCGCCGATCTCGCTGGTGTCGACCATCCTTCCCGTCGTGTTGATGGCGACCTGCATCACCGACGAGGTGCACCTGCTCGAACGCCTCGCCGCCCGCCCCGCGAGCGACTCGCGGCGCGCGCGGGTCGAGGCCGTGCTCGCAGAGATCGGCCGCCCGATCGTGCTCACCTCCGTGACCACGGCGCTCGGCTTCCTCTCCTTCACCAGCACGTCGATCGGACCGCTGCGCGGGTTCGGGCTCTTCGCCTCGTTCGGCATCCTGCTCGCGATGTGTCTGAGCTTCAGCGCGATTCCCGCTCTGATCTCGCTCCTGCCCGAGCGACTTCTGCTGCGTGCGCGGCGGCCCGTCGCCGCGGCCTGGCAGAGCCGGATCGGCGCCAGCGCGGCCCGGCGCCCGGGAGCGTGCTTCGCGCTCGCGACCGCAGCGCTGCTTCTCGTCCTGCCGGGCGTCTTCTCGCTTCGAGTCAGTGACTCGTGGGTGGAGAACTTCGACCCGGACACCGATCTGGTGCGGGCGGATCGGCGGATCAACGAATCGTTCTGGGGGACCTATCGGCTGGACGTCGTGCTCGAGGGCGAGCCCGGGCTCTTCCGCGACCCGCCCGGCGTCGCGCTGGTCGAGCGGGTCTGCCAGCTTGCCGCACACGCCCCCCACGTCGGCGGCTGTGAGAGCGAGCTCTCGGTGCTCGAGGAACTGGCCGGGCCGATGGGGGTGGCGAAGCCGCTCTCGGCCCTGCCGGCGGGCCAGCTCTGGGATCTGTTCACGCTCGCGGAGCTCTCCGAGGCCAGCGGCCTCGCCCATTCGCTGACCGACACCGCAGCGCGCGTGCGCCTCTACGTGCGAAGCCCCGACTACGCGCAGGCCCGAGAGCTCCTGGACCGGCTCGAGCGCGAGCTGGCGACCGAGCTATCCGACACCGGTGTGCGTCACCACCTGGGCGGAGACCTCGCGGTCAGCTCGGCCCTGGTCGAGGCGATCGTCTACAACCAGCTGCGCTCGATCGCGTGGAGCCTGATCACCGTCGCGCTGCTGCTGCTCGCCGTCGCGCGGCGCCTCTCGGCGCTTCTCGCCGTGGTCCCCGTCTGCGCGGCGAGCCTGGGCCTGTTCGGCTGGATGGGACTTGCCGGAATCGAGCTCGGCATCGCGACCAGCATGTTCGCGAGCCTGGCGGTCGGCGTGGGCGTCGACTTTGGCATCCACTTCATCCACCGCTACGAACTGGAGCTGCGCGAGGGCGCCGGGTTCGCCGCCGCGATCCGGGGGACGTTCGAGAAGACGGGCAACGGCCTGCTCTGGAACTCCCTGGTCCTGGCCGCCGGCTTCAGCGTTCTGATCACGTCGAGCCTGAAGCCGAATCACAGCCTCGGGCTGCTTCTCGCCGGCGCGGTGATCGCCTGCCACCTCGCCACGCTCCTGCTGCTCCCGCTCCTGCTTCGCCCGGGATCGCGCTCGACCGCGATCGGGGTCGCCAGCCTCCTGCTCGCCGGCGCGCTCGCACAGCCATCGAGCGCCGCGGAGCTGCCCTGCGCAGGCGCGCCCGACGCCGAGGCCACGGCGCTGATGGCGCGCCTGGAGCGGGCGCGGCGCGGCCAGGCGCGAATCGAGCACATTCGGATCGAGACCGTCTACCCCGAGGGAAGCCGGCTCGCGAGCAGCCTCGGAGCGGGGCTCTCTGCGAAGACGCTCTGGGGCGCGGTGAACGGCGACCCCGATGAGACCTGGATCCTGTTCGTGTTCTCCGGCCCGGGGCGGATGGCCGGCACGTCGCTTCTGATCCAGGACTTCGCCGGCGCGGAGCAAGCCGACGGAACCTGGTTCTACCTGCGCGCATTCGAGAGCTTCCGCAAGCTCGAAGGCCGCGTCGAGCGCGCGGTCGTGCCCGGCTCGGCACTCTCCTACGAGGACGCGCGCGAGTACATCGCGACCGCGAAATACACCTTCCGCGCGGGCGGACGCGTAGGCGAGCGCGGCGTGCGCGTCATCGCGTGCCCCGCCACGCCGGAGCTCGCCGATCGCCTCGGTTACGGCGCGCTGCTCGTCGACGTGGACGAGAAGCGAGAGCTCGTCGAGCGCATCGACTACCGCGGTCCGGGCGGAGGCCCGCTCAAGCGCTACGAGCTCGTCGATGCGGTCCGGGTGGGCGACCGCGAGCTGCCCCGCGAAGTCGCGCTCGTGCACGTCGCGGACGGGTTCGAGAACCGGATCCACTACGAGTACTGGCCGACCTCGGCCGGTCTTCCTGCCGAGCTCTTCCGGCCCGATCTCTCGCAGGGCGGGTTCCTGGAGCGGCTGCGCGCGCTGCTGCACGAGCGCGGCCTCGGCGAGCGCATCGACGCGGAGCTCGAACAGGCGAATGCGAGCATGCGCGCCTACGACGAGCGCGCGCGCAGCGAGCGGCGCGGACCCTAGGAGACCCGGCCGCGCTCGAGGTCGGCGATCAGACGCGCGTCTTCGATCTCGTGGGTGCGGAAGCGGTCGAGCAGAACCGCGAGGACGCGGCAGGCCTTCAGGGTTTCGCCGCGTTCGATCAGGTCGCACAGGCTCTGCAGCGTCTCCGACACCTGCGCGTGCGCGACGCGCGCCGCGCGCACGCGCGTGCAGTGTTCGGGAGAGAAGCGCTCGACCAGCGGGAAGTAGACCCGCTCCTCGAGGTCGAAGTGGGTCTCCAGCGCGCCCGCGAGCTCCTCCACCGCCCTGCGGCTCACCGCGATCCGGCCGCCGCTCAGCGACTCCTCGAGCGCCGCGACCAGGTGGTCGAGGTCGCTGTGCTCCTCCCACCAGCGTTCGAAGCCGTCCAGGGCTGCGAGCCCTTGCGCGCCCTTAGTTGCCATTCGATCGGCAGTATGGGCACGATGCGCCCGGTCATCGTATGACGCCAGTCATAGCCAACACTTCTCGCGGACCGATCAGGGGCTGGGACGCGAAATGAAGCCGACCCCGCTGGAGAAGACCGCCCTCTACAAGATCTTCCGGCCCTGGATCGAGCAGCTCCGGCCGTTCTTGAAGCCCCGGAAGTTCGAGGAGGGCCGCTACCTG carries:
- a CDS encoding outer membrane lipoprotein-sorting protein, with the translated sequence MRWISKTALDWPRATLLVCALVTLSVGAGGLRLELRTDGEALLPDGHPVVRRDVEDRLRFRDPRTVLLLVDARPGGKSLATKDGFRYLRELHARLEGQDVLQPGGIVSIAGLPRLGRDSEQIDVGRSLDRIPDDPEEFATLLAELRARSLVDGLLLARDGKSALFVLPLSEATSVEAAVASLSAFVAAADDADFELLLGGPLVAETGLGEQVLSDLARLVPLMIVAIAALLFAMLGSVGGVLLPLAKTGVVLIATFGAMGWAGAPISLVSTILPVVLMATCITDEVHLLERLAARPASDSRRARVEAVLAEIGRPIVLTSVTTALGFLSFTSTSIGPLRGFGLFASFGILLAMCLSFSAIPALISLLPERLLLRARRPVAAAWQSRIGASAARRPGACFALATAALLLVLPGVFSLRVSDSWVENFDPDTDLVRADRRINESFWGTYRLDVVLEGEPGLFRDPPGVALVERVCQLAAHAPHVGGCESELSVLEELAGPMGVAKPLSALPAGQLWDLFTLAELSEASGLAHSLTDTAARVRLYVRSPDYAQARELLDRLERELATELSDTGVRHHLGGDLAVSSALVEAIVYNQLRSIAWSLITVALLLLAVARRLSALLAVVPVCAASLGLFGWMGLAGIELGIATSMFASLAVGVGVDFGIHFIHRYELELREGAGFAAAIRGTFEKTGNGLLWNSLVLAAGFSVLITSSLKPNHSLGLLLAGAVIACHLATLLLLPLLLRPGSRSTAIGVASLLLAGALAQPSSAAELPCAGAPDAEATALMARLERARRGQARIEHIRIETVYPEGSRLASSLGAGLSAKTLWGAVNGDPDETWILFVFSGPGRMAGTSLLIQDFAGAEQADGTWFYLRAFESFRKLEGRVERAVVPGSALSYEDAREYIATAKYTFRAGGRVGERGVRVIACPATPELADRLGYGALLVDVDEKRELVERIDYRGPGGGPLKRYELVDAVRVGDRELPREVALVHVADGFENRIHYEYWPTSAGLPAELFRPDLSQGGFLERLRALLHERGLGERIDAELEQANASMRAYDERARSERRGP
- a CDS encoding hemerythrin domain-containing protein, which produces MATKGAQGLAALDGFERWWEEHSDLDHLVAALEESLSGGRIAVSRRAVEELAGALETHFDLEERVYFPLVERFSPEHCTRVRAARVAHAQVSETLQSLCDLIERGETLKACRVLAVLLDRFRTHEIEDARLIADLERGRVS